In the Rhododendron vialii isolate Sample 1 chromosome 2a, ASM3025357v1 genome, TAAACTTACAAGAGGCAAACTAAAGTCCAATAATTCAGAAGATGAAGGATAAGGAACCTACTCAGATGGTGGTCGACAGCAACCAGCCTCAATGGGGGTTAGTTTTGCCACTTTGTATTCTTTTAGTGTCTGCATGAAAAGGCGAAAACTTCGCCATTATGTGACTTTAACAGACAATATAACAGAACTTAAAGTTGCAAAGTGGACCTTATATTTCTTCGACAGGTTGTTACAGTCATCAGATTTCACAAGACAGCCCCTTAAATGTTCCCAATTATGGGTGTTGTTTAGCTGGAAAAAGGAAGAATGGTTGATGGAGAAAGAACAGCTACATAAGGTACTTTCTTCTTGATACTCTTAAACTGCTAAATACACAAAACTGACCAATTTGCACCTGTTTTAGAAACCATGAACTATAATCTTGAAGTTGATACTCCTTGTACCTGCGCAGACATCAATAGCCACTATTGAGTTAATCCCAGTTCACACATCCAATAAGAAAACATTGAAACGAAATGAAGATAGTCCTTCTAAAATTCGCAAAGCGTGTGAATTCAACCCTTTTTTGTGGCTAAAACTATTCAAATGTTTCTTCCCTAGAATATTCAATTAAATGAGAGCAAGCTGCATTGAAaactctggactatcaatgaaggaagcatggtaatgtgcacataaattgatttgggtctctaggcctgccctctctgatgccatctggctttgatttgggggcatggttctacaacaaaacgtccctgtagctcctcggttcttggaggttaggggggccactatttcagtggtattctaagagcagccactttgtacatatattgccaaaggttaggtctgtctccaatcatccccgcccatacccccaatgattggggactagatgggttatgttatgttgttgttctGTTGTAAGCTCATTGAAAAGGCAACAAGTGTTCCCTCCCTCAGGGAGAGAGATGGTTTGACGGTTTACTTCTTCACCGTCCTTTTATACTTCTCTCCTCATAGAACTGAAGCTGGTTTCCAAAGGCGTTAGGCATTACAAGGGCTTTGGTattgaagaaaatggaaaaaattggCAACGATTCTATCTTTAATATCAATGGCGACCTTACCTCAAACCAGCTACTTTGTGACCAGATCCATTATTGGTTATGATAAACCTACAAAAGTGAGGCAGCAGAAATTGAACAATGCTATCAAATAATACTCAGAGTGTGTATTCAGACAAAAACACAACGCAAGCGCAGGTCTACAATCCACTGGTCAGAACGCACTGATCATTTGTGTAATCTTGAAGTTAATGAATGCTGAAAGAGAACTTGCTTCCATTCACCTGGCAGGCACTAGTCATAATGCACTACTCGCATAAGAAATCCACTTTGAAGTCGAAGTTATTCGTGGATttacaaaatgagagagataaatagaaaAGGAAGGAGTTTACCTGAATGATTCCCTTATTTGTAAAATAAAGCAATCTCAGAGATAAACATATAGATTAGTCGAAGTTATTTGCTTGGAGGGGTGTTAGCATATGTGCACTTATGTCTTGTGTACTTGAACTAATAGTACTTGAGATGTACCCTTTGATTTGTTTATTACAAGCAAACATAATTCAAGAATCATGAAAATAGGTCAACTATGAAAAAGAGAAGCCTGATTGTCAAAATTTACACAGTAAATTGAAACGCAACAAGTTAATCCAGTCCATCATAAGATATTTCGCAATGGTTTGTATGGTATGTATACTACGAGTATGTAGAGAAGTGGACAATCCCAGAGACTAACGTATCAGCAAAACATAGAACTATATAATAGGAAAAGTAAAATGCAAAGAACATCAACTATGATGTAGTGAAAGTTAGCTGTGCCTTTCTAATCACTGAATGTTGTCAAAGATAGACAATTGACTGTCTGAGAGTGAGGCCTTCTGAGTTACTCTGATATGTGAGTGTTTGTTCATGCTCTTCAGCCATTAATAAACATGAAGATTAAAGCCCCTGCCTGAAGTTGCATACCAGCAACTGGAagatttcattatttttccCTGTATTCTTTACTTTTATTTGTGTTTCTATATACCATCCATTCTCGAATTTGAACTACAGTGACTAAATACTACAATCCTAGTTAGCTTCTCATTTAAGTGTCATGTCCTCTTCCTATAGTCATTTCCCCACCTCTTCAATTTATTTGACCCCAGAACCTCATGCAAAGGAAAACCTTTGAAAAGTGTTAGGAAGTTATGTTCACTAAGTTAAAGCCGATGTCACAAGTCAGAATCACAAAATGGAGCACAATTAACTTAGACATTGACTATATGTTCGATATCAAAGATTAAGTTTTTCAGCTGCATATCCACattagagagaaaaaaggagGTTGATCAAAATGAGTACaagaaggggaaggggaatAAAAAGGAAGACCAGTAATTTATAGTATTTGACTAAAATAATGCTTGTAAAGTACTGTagttatattttcaaactaactAAGCAAAATGCTTAACTTCCAAAGATATGCAAAGTGAGAGTTAAATTTTAATGAAGAAATGCTACTAAAGAtaagagaaacaaaagctttCTTGAGAAAATCAATCCATCTTTTGCACCAGAGATACTTACGCCAAAACAGTGAAGACCAAAATTGCAACCAAAATGGAGCACAACATGATCAAATACTGAATGCCAGAGAGTTAAGGAAGgtgaaacaaaaggaaaagcaGGGAAAAGAagtaaaattcaaaacccatcCCAATGTATAATATACATCAagaaaatcaaatgcaaaggaTACAATCCATAACAATATGGAGTTCTTCTTCAACGCGCCCAAGAAGCCAATTATGGATCTaatatcaaacaaaaacaagtcTTTGTAACTATATAAAACATTAAgcatccaacaaaaaataccagAACTAACAGAAGGCATCACTGAAATTCCGAGGAATGCAAGTCTTACACTACAAATATGACAGCACCTAGGCCTAGAACTGGGAGAGTGAGAGACTTCCGACAGCCATCATGATGAGTGCTCATCCATACTCCAAAACCCATCACAACGACTGCTAATAGCTGCAAGGaagattgaaatttaaacaacCAAAGGTAAAAACAACACACCtgtcataatttttggaatatttggAGTGAATGGCACAAAAACTAGAACTACCAAACAGAACAATAGCCAATGGAAGTTAGCATATCCACAATTTTATTCTACCGCAACGACAACCACAATGATTTTTTGCTTCAAGAACAG is a window encoding:
- the LOC131316962 gene encoding tetraspanin-10 isoform X2; protein product: MSTGTSTFVIRWINFLTMLLAVVVMGFGVWMSTHHDGCRKSLTLPVLGLGAVIFVVFIITNNGSGHKVAGLRYKEYQLQDYSSWFLKQLNNTHNWEHLRGCLVKSDDCNNLSKKYKTLKEYKVAKLTPIEAGCCRPPSECGYPAINASYYDLSFHPISSNKDCKLYKNSKAIKCYSCDSCKAGVAQYMKTEWRVVAIFNVVLFVVLSIIYFVGCCARRNAARNRSKV
- the LOC131316962 gene encoding tetraspanin-10 isoform X1 is translated as MSTGTSTFVIRWINFLTMLLAVVVMGFGVWMSTHHDGCRKSLTLPVLGLGAVIFVVSIIGFLGALKKNSILLWIYLIMLCSILVAILVFTVLAFIITNNGSGHKVAGLRYKEYQLQDYSSWFLKQLNNTHNWEHLRGCLVKSDDCNNLSKKYKTLKEYKVAKLTPIEAGCCRPPSECGYPAINASYYDLSFHPISSNKDCKLYKNSKAIKCYSCDSCKAGVAQYMKTEWRVVAIFNVVLFVVLSIIYFVGCCARRNAARNRSKV